Below is a genomic region from Syngnathus typhle isolate RoL2023-S1 ecotype Sweden linkage group LG3, RoL_Styp_1.0, whole genome shotgun sequence.
GTGAAGACCTGTGAGCTGGTAAGTTTGTAGGCGAGTTGAACAGTGGGATTTCTGAGTCACAGGTCAAGGCGCGTCACAATCCAAACCACTTCACTTCGCAATAAGGTggcgagaaaacaaaaaaaacctttgcCTGGTTCTAATTCATTCCCATGGAACGTTTACAAAGTGGGACATTTCCCAAATTCCGGAGCTGTTTCTGTATTCCAGAATGAATTTTGAACGcgcaagaaggtgtgaggataAGAACAAGTTCCAGAACCGTCTCGGTGTAGAACAGTGAATAATCCCAGTTGGTAACAACCTTTGTTTGGCCACACAATGGTATTAGACTAATCCCAAAAAGGAAGAAAGTCGGCATTTGCAGacgcccccccctcacacacacacacgtgcaaaaGTCTTGCCAGTAAAAAGTAGGTCATCTTGaacatgttttttccccacACTTAGTTTTCAGATAAACACGTTGCAACAGTTATCAGaactgttatttattatttcgcAATGCTGGGTACATGATAGACACACGCATTCAATAAATGAATTCAATGTATTTATTACGTTTTCATTATAATTTGAAAGGTGTGCTGTTCATGCGCCAGGTTGGATACATATTGGGATCTTATCGTGTGAATTATTATTGGAGGCCGAAGGCACCTGGGTATTTACCAGTATGTCTCTCTCGAAGTCATTTGAGTAAATAGAAGGTTAAATCTGCTTTGATAATCCCCAGACTGGGGAAACCTTCTCCCGTAAGTGAACTAAGCCGCATTAAACCAGTGAGTGGGAACACTAGGAAAAACACAAGACAACAGCAGTGGATATGAGGCAGCGCCAGAACATCCAGTGATGTTGACTGTTATCAacaggtaaacacagtttgtcTTATTTGGTAACAAATTTCTATTTTTGATTTTGAAGGAGGCACAGAACACATATCTGTCTCATGAGATTTTGTTTCTACTGTCCAAATACTCGCACTAGACCTTACGGTCTTCAATGAAGTAGAAGAGCAGAAAGTGTTTGAGATTACAAGTGTGCAAAGACTGCAAAATTGACacagggtgtgtgtgtttgtcattgACTTGCGCCACAGTGTTGGATTGCATCATTAAACACGGCAGCACCGGTTAATGTTTTGGCAGTTTTGCTGCTTAAAACGATTCTAAAACTTCAACAAAGTAGTAGTCAAGTAAAAACCCGGGCTCGGGTCTCCAGTGGATGACAGTTATGGCTCCTCCATTGCCCTATTTGCAGCCCCTGCACGATGTATGACGTATGTGGAGGTCGCTAATGTATGACAAATATAATGGGAGAGAGAAACCCACCTCAGCTCTGTAGGGCAGGAAAAGGGAAGATGCAAGGTTTCCAGTTATACCACTGAAGACGTAAATGATGGAAATGCGCACCCACCCAGCCAGCTTCTCCAGGTCTCTCAATATGGTCATCTGAAACACTACTGATACCACGCAGTGTAGTAacctaaacacaaacaaacatacaCATGAATTTCTGAAGCTTGATTAAATAATTTGGGCGCTACACAGCCGGCAATCCATTTTGAATTAAGCTCTATGACTCTTCTTTAAAGAAAAATTCAAGGGTTCTTCACATACTAGGAACAAAGAGTATTTTAGAATCACACGAGTGAACATTTTAAAGCAATGTGGGGGATTTACAAATATTGCAAGTTAATGGTATTTAAACAAGTTGTAAAACGTTTTATGTGGAGTATCGGATTTGGTAGCAACATGTAGATCACTTAAATTTATGTTTAGCAGactctcccaaaaaaaaaaaaaaatcaaataagttCAAGACTAAATATTTTGCATGAGGACGTGCATACCCAGCGTGGAGGAAAAGGGACAACCAGAAACGGTAGAACTGATCAGGTACATCAGGGTTTAGGAAGGGAAGCAGGCCACACACGTCATACAGACAATGGACCTGTAAAAAGTTGgcatgtgaataaaaaaaatatatactttgaGACACATAAAAGTCAATTTTGCACACTCACACTACCTGTGAGCATAGTGTGGCATCCTCATGGAAGTAGCCGTGCATGAAAGAGCAATACTCCCTGGTTGTAATCTCACACCTACGGGAAGGGTAAATAATGGCACTTTGACACGATCATACTGAACATATCTTAATGAGCCACTGAGGTCCGTCAAAAGGTAGAGATAAACAACATCTCACCTGCCCTTAGTGCCTATACAGCAAGGTCGACCCTTGATGTTACAATCCATGTGTCTGTAGCCGGTATGGTTCCATTTTTGTGGATATGTACACAcctggacacacacacgcacacatatctATGCATGACCGCAAAACAGACAAAGAGTGTGCATGCTTTTGAACTGACAAAAAATTAATTCTCCACAATATTAGAATTTCCTCACCGGCCACAGGGTGATGTCATCTGGCCACGTGTGAGGCTCTGCAGAAGCAGGCTCTTCACATACTCTTCACAGCACGCCACATAGTGAGGCAGAGAGGAGATTTGTAAAGATGCAGTCCAAACTTCCAAGCCCAGTTATTCAATTAGAATAGCTTCTACTCATGCAATATGGGCATGTGCTCACCTGGGATCCTGGTGACATACAGACCCAGAGGACCGGCTGATATCCACAAGTTCATTGTCCCATTTGATGAAAGTGGCCAGTGTCTCCTGCGTGGACATTTTGTTTAAGGATCCAATATTTATCACAAGATAATTCCCATGTAgaggacagtaaaaaaaaaaaaaaagaaacaaaacaatactGCTGCATACTTTTGAATAAATCCTGTTAATAATTAGTATTATAAAGGGATTACATTGTCAAAGATTAAATGTGCACGTGCCGGAATGAGTTCAGCGCATGCTACCAAGTTGTGTTACAAAGATGCGTGCATGTGCCGAGCAACATACAGAGCAGTCGGAGCTGAGAGTCTGCACACATCCAGAGTTGTCATTCTGAACACAACACCCAGACTCTTTCTCCAGATCTTTGGCCTTCTGGATCAGATGGACTATTTGTCTGTCCTGACGGATACATGGAGAAAACTTGGCCCCCAAATGAATTAGGTCATCCTGAGGAGGAGAGGAAATAATATTCTTGTTTTCGAATGGGTCTGTATCAGTAAAATCCTGCACATGAAGTCACACTTACAGATCTCGGGCCGATCCAAAAGTTCTGTTGTTGGATGTATTTGACACTCTCATAGATGCCTTTGTTCTTCAGCACCTACAGAGGGCGACACAGGGCTGAATGAATTACAGCAGACATGATGACAACAGAGACTTGACTGTACACGAGTAAACGGGATCATAAAAATGTCACCTAttgtgcaacaacaacaaaaaaatacaaagtagAAATAACATGATTCTGTCAggtataggggggggggggaagtcaaTATTCACTTACTAGGTCTGTTTTAGAATGTTGTGCAAACCCCACAGGGGCAAAACCATAAGTACAGCAGGACAGCAACGTGATTACAATATGGACAAAGGTGATCCAGTAGGTAAAGTAAGGCCTGAAAATACAAATGATGACTTAAAAGCACAAAAAACATCTTCACTTACTCTCAGTGTGTAGTTTAAACACATTGCCCCACCCAACCCTACATTGACCTTGTTCAACTGTCATGTTTTTGCAGGTGGTGGTTCTGCAAGTcaactattattattttagacATAGTAAGCCTCCATCCCTAACCTATGGCTGTGGAAGTCATCCAACTGCTTCTGGACGGTACTGCTGAGGCTGCGTCGGTAGTGCCGGTTCAGCCACTTGCCCACGACGCCCATTCCATAGTGACGCTTTTTGGTGTCAAAAGCAAAGTGCTTCacttgggaagcgatgcgacggCCACGTCGCGAATGGCTTTTCTCCTGGGCCGCTGTTGGTGTGCGAGGTGTTCGAGATACATCCTtactggggagagggaagacCAAATAGGATTTCAAGACATTCCTTTGACGCATATACTAGTCCATGGATATAACATGCCTGTAATTGTTCTAATGttatggttgttgttgttgttttactcACAGGCTTGAGAATTTCTGGTCTGGTTGCTCACTGGGAGCAAAAGCAGCGGACATTGGTGGTGACTCAAATACATCATCAGCCATAGAGTACAACTCATCGTGGACATCGACCTGCAAAAAAGTTGGTAATGGCTATAGCTAACAAAATCCTGGAGATTTTCTTTTGTtcagtgaggaggaaagataagTATGGTGCATCAAAGAAAGAAATGGTTGTAATGACAGAGCATTTACTCTGCGATCTGTCTGACCTTGCTAAAAAAGAGTGACCCAGACATGTCTGCTGAGTCCACAGTGTCATCGTCCAGCCAGCTGGGCCTGACAAAGCTCCTCCTGGGAAAGTTGCGGCCGGTAAGGGACCCCGCTAAGCCGCTACGGCCCTGGTGGTAGTGGAGGGGGTGGGAAGAAGGAGACACACATAATTTGTCATAAATTTACTCATCAATGTCATCATGATCAAGACACTATTTTCTATCAGAAACCTTTCGTTTTCTAAAATTTAATGACAAAGTGGATGTCAACCATCGAATTAAGAAATTCCATAAGGCAACCCGGTATATTGTGATCATATTACATCACATTATATTATTCTAATGGCTGCCTCATTTTACACCAGTCTAACTGATTTGACTAAAGTGTTTCATTtgaattaatttctttttttccccacacattTGGCTGCctctgagtttttccttgcctgaAAGCAGGATGTAGACTAAGTGATGTTGATTTTTGTGAACGGTGGGCTTCTAATGCACGGCAGTCAACTCTGTGACTACTAATACAGCTGTAACATatgcacggacacacacacagacatgcagAATTTGCGGAGTCGGACCCACCCTGAGCAGGTTATTTGCTGCACGGATGCTCATGCGGGCAACAGACTCCCTCTTACGTTTGGGCAAGCGACTGTACCCGGAGCGCTGGCTAGTAAAGGAGCTGAGTGAGGTGACCCCAGGGGTGATGGGAGCCTTGGGGGAGCGAGTGTCTATGTCTTCTGGGTAACGGAACGCTCGTCCCCGCGCCAGGGGGTCCACAATCTagcaaagaggaggaggagatgagaGATAGATGTTGCTATTAGTGGTGAGCTCAAGGGGGAGGATGAACAGAAGTCAAAATAATATGAGCATATTGAGTCTGGTTGAAGAGTGAGTTCTAGCCTTGATCAGTATGAAGTATATTTACATGTCTTATTGTCAACAGAGCACCTTAGGCATCTTGGGTGGGACCGGTGATTCCAGGCTCTGTTCGATGTTTGTGGCTGTGTCGGGATCTCTGAATTGTGGCTTCAGCTTGCCATAGCGTTGGCTGCAGTGGCGcagacttttcctctgccaaaCCTGCTGCTTACTTTCACAGTCTTCTCCTATCCCAAACCACTGGGCTGTATTCCTGCGGgcacaaagaaaagatggcggaCAGAGCTTTAGTCTGATAAGAGTCCATCAGTAAGGTCACAGGTTGCAATAGCTTTTTGCTCAGTGCTGAAGGAACAAACAATATGATCTTACTTGCGAATACTTTGTGAGAGCGAAGTCTGTCTTCCAAACTTTTCCCTTCTTTCTGAGGCTGACCGGCCTCCATCTTCGGCGACACTCTCGGACACAGAGCTGGTTGCTTGGCCACCGGTGTTTTTCTTCAAAGATGGCCGAAGGGGCTGACCAAACCAGAAAAAAAGGCAATACATTTTATACATTTGTTGGAGTAAAACAGACCGGAGAAGAAAGTTTCAAGTTGCTTGGGATGAATTACAAGcaagtagattaaaaaaaagcgaTACTATCTTCAGAGAAGTTCAACTGTGCATTTattatcctctgcaaaacattttaattaaagTGTATTTAAATTGGGGACAGTACAATAGATTCCGGAAAAATATTAGTCAACTAGTTTACGACCTTAAGAACACCATGGAGCAAGTCTTTCCAAATAAAATTTCcaactgttcttttttttggggggtaatgAGAGTGCACGGTTGCTTGACTCTTGATAACAAATGTATGCATGTGACTGATCTTCACGAACACTTTAAGGGGGCAACATGTGCCATAAAACAGTTTGTCTTCTACTCAGTGGTACTGAAAAGACATGTTTGCATT
It encodes:
- the LOC133151470 gene encoding inactive rhomboid protein 2-like produces the protein MQEGEEPLPYGQQSDSRLKSKKPPSLVIAIPNPEEMMPHDPAKQPLRPSLKKNTGGQATSSVSESVAEDGGRSASERREKFGRQTSLSQSIRKNTAQWFGIGEDCESKQQVWQRKSLRHCSQRYGKLKPQFRDPDTATNIEQSLESPVPPKMPKIVDPLARGRAFRYPEDIDTRSPKAPITPGVTSLSSFTSQRSGYSRLPKRKRESVARMSIRAANNLLRGRSGLAGSLTGRNFPRRSFVRPSWLDDDTVDSADMSGSLFFSKVDVHDELYSMADDVFESPPMSAAFAPSEQPDQKFSSLKDVSRTPRTPTAAQEKSHSRRGRRIASQVKHFAFDTKKRHYGMGVVGKWLNRHYRRSLSSTVQKQLDDFHSHRPYFTYWITFVHIVITLLSCCTYGFAPVGFAQHSKTDLVLKNKGIYESVKYIQQQNFWIGPRSDDLIHLGAKFSPCIRQDRQIVHLIQKAKDLEKESGCCVQNDNSGCVQTLSSDCSETLATFIKWDNELVDISRSSGSVCHQDPRVCEEPASAEPHTWPDDITLWPVCTYPQKWNHTGYRHMDCNIKGRPCCIGTKGRCEITTREYCSFMHGYFHEDATLCSQVHCLYDVCGLLPFLNPDVPDQFYRFWLSLFLHAGLLHCVVSVVFQMTILRDLEKLAGWVRISIIYVFSGITGNLASSLFLPYRAEVGPAGSQFGLLACLFVELFQGWQMLEKPWKAFLKLLGIVFFLFLCGLLPWIDNIAHIFGFLSGMLLSFAFLPYVTFGTFDKYRKRILIGVSLLAYIGLFSSLIVWFYIYPINWHWLEHLTCLPFTNKFCEKYDIDHDINHVVH